A single region of the bacterium genome encodes:
- a CDS encoding NUDIX domain-containing protein has translation METQNIELHRVVVTAIIHKDGKFLITKRSPEKKVWPNRWTVPGGGLEADDYIHTPPTTSNGIWYRALENTLRREVKEEVGVEMGKIDYLLDLVFIRPDKVPVLTLSFYSPWKSGEVALNSENADYAWVAYKKIKDYDLIEGIPDEIKLVDEILKNNN, from the coding sequence ATGGAAACGCAGAATATTGAGCTTCATCGGGTAGTCGTCACCGCGATTATTCATAAAGACGGCAAGTTTTTGATTACTAAGCGTTCGCCCGAGAAAAAAGTTTGGCCTAACCGCTGGACCGTGCCCGGGGGAGGATTGGAAGCAGATGATTATATTCATACTCCGCCCACGACTTCTAACGGCATCTGGTATCGCGCCTTAGAAAACACTTTGCGCCGCGAAGTTAAGGAAGAAGTCGGCGTGGAAATGGGGAAGATTGATTACTTGCTTGATTTGGTGTTTATCCGGCCCGACAAGGTTCCGGTTCTAACTTTAAGTTTTTACTCGCCTTGGAAGTCCGGAGAAGTGGCGCTTAACAGCGAAAATGCGGATTACGCCTGGGTGGCTTATAAAAAAATAAAGGATTATGATTTAATTGAAGGCATTCCCGACGAGATCAAATTAGTTGACGAAATTTTAAAGAATAACAATTAA
- a CDS encoding CopG family transcriptional regulator, with amino-acid sequence MANVNSISARRTQIYLPEEMYSALKKTAKQRGLSMAAVIRGALRAKVFSMSERESQKHDWDDLMGLAGIIKRGPRDMSENISKYISRLYKK; translated from the coding sequence ATGGCAAACGTTAATTCTATTTCCGCAAGGAGAACGCAAATTTATTTGCCCGAAGAGATGTATTCGGCCTTAAAAAAAACTGCCAAGCAAAGAGGTTTATCTATGGCAGCGGTCATCAGAGGCGCTTTAAGAGCGAAGGTTTTTTCAATGAGCGAGAGGGAAAGCCAGAAGCACGATTGGGACGATTTGATGGGATTAGCGGGGATAATCAAGAGAGGCCCGCGGGATATGTCAGAAAATATAAGCAAATATATTAGCCGTCTCTACAAAAAATAA
- a CDS encoding UbiA family prenyltransferase: MPQLKVKSLSTVKVVNLLKFLRVHRALNFVHVLIGMLVVKGADFGLPDTLLFLKAWLIFFFLLYCGLYGFNNYFDAEEDKKNGLKNDRVFARGLIGEKTAMAAIVLLITASFLATWLFLRQALWFWFFFLIANVLHTLVLKRINLFLAYFVTSITHPAKFALGLFLAGGRILDFWPILLMIWMGLFSCLTLKVDHEEPDYKKSGLGRWLRLIGLSVWLACGILLLSSKTTLSLAAAYYFLHYGAIVAGYYLFSKDVISFPRIG, encoded by the coding sequence TTGCCGCAACTTAAAGTGAAAAGCCTTTCTACAGTCAAAGTCGTAAATCTATTGAAGTTTCTTCGCGTCCATAGGGCGCTTAACTTTGTCCATGTTTTGATTGGCATGCTGGTGGTCAAAGGCGCAGATTTTGGCCTTCCCGACACCCTGCTTTTTCTAAAAGCCTGGCTGATTTTCTTTTTCCTTCTTTATTGCGGCTTGTACGGCTTTAACAATTATTTCGATGCAGAGGAGGACAAGAAAAATGGTTTAAAAAACGACCGGGTTTTTGCCCGCGGTCTGATCGGGGAAAAGACAGCCATGGCAGCGATTGTCCTTCTCATTACCGCCTCTTTTCTGGCGACTTGGCTGTTTTTGAGGCAGGCTCTGTGGTTTTGGTTTTTCTTTCTGATCGCCAACGTCCTACACACCCTGGTTCTCAAAAGAATAAATTTGTTTCTAGCCTATTTTGTCACCAGCATAACCCATCCGGCCAAATTCGCCTTGGGCCTTTTTCTCGCCGGCGGCAGGATTCTTGATTTCTGGCCGATTCTTTTGATGATTTGGATGGGATTGTTTTCCTGCCTGACTCTCAAGGTTGACCACGAAGAACCAGATTACAAAAAAAGCGGCCTTGGCCGCTGGCTGCGCTTAATCGGTCTTTCCGTCTGGCTGGCTTGCGGAATTCTCCTTTTATCAAGCAAAACCACTCTTTCTTTGGCCGCCGCCTACTATTTTTTGCATTACGGAGCGATCGTGGCCGGCTACTATCTGTTTTCAAAAGACGTCATTTCTTTTCCGAGAATAGGATAG
- a CDS encoding adenosine-specific kinase translates to METLIVKIKKPAEINFILAQSHFIKTVEDVHEALAEAVPGAKFGLAFCESSGDRKIRFSGTDQEMIDLAVENAKNLGAGHSLLIFLKNVYPVNVLNRLKQVSEICRIFCATANSVEVIVARTEQGNGILGVIDGGSPLGVENDEEKENRKSLLRKFGYKL, encoded by the coding sequence ATGGAAACTCTAATTGTCAAAATTAAAAAACCGGCAGAAATTAACTTTATCCTCGCCCAGTCGCATTTTATAAAGACGGTTGAGGATGTTCACGAGGCTTTGGCAGAGGCGGTGCCCGGCGCCAAGTTCGGATTGGCCTTTTGCGAGTCGTCGGGCGACCGGAAAATCCGTTTTTCCGGCACCGACCAGGAAATGATTGATTTGGCGGTGGAAAACGCCAAAAACCTGGGAGCCGGCCATTCACTTTTGATTTTTCTTAAAAATGTCTATCCGGTGAACGTTCTCAACCGTTTGAAGCAGGTTTCGGAAATTTGCCGCATTTTTTGCGCCACGGCTAATTCTGTTGAAGTAATAGTGGCTAGAACCGAGCAGGGAAATGGGATTTTGGGAGTAATAGACGGTGGATCCCCTTTGGGCGTGGAAAACGACGAAGAAAAAGAAAACCGCAAATCCTTATTAAGAAAATTTGGTTATAAGTTGTAA
- a CDS encoding Nif3-like dinuclear metal center hexameric protein, which yields MVKRDEIIKFIYQIIGKGLLEKAAKIDEVANGVQILGKEQVNRVALGASLNEEFLKEAVKRGADFCIFHHGFDPRVFKSRFSLSAQKRLRLIFKNDLTIASFHFCLDAHPQIGNNATIIKRLGAKIIGQFWGEGWGFVAKFARPQSSAALKNKCAKIFNHEISAFLANSKPIKTIAVVSGGAKPNVENVAAMEEQGVELFISGETHEDSPHKMKESGINYFVCGHYNTEVFGIQELGRRIKARFKDRLKVEFIDIPNPI from the coding sequence ATGGTCAAACGCGACGAAATAATAAAATTCATTTATCAAATCATTGGCAAGGGCCTGCTGGAAAAAGCGGCCAAGATTGACGAAGTCGCCAACGGCGTCCAGATTCTGGGCAAAGAGCAAGTCAACAGAGTTGCCTTGGGCGCCAGCTTGAACGAAGAGTTCTTAAAAGAAGCGGTGAAACGCGGCGCAGATTTTTGCATTTTTCATCATGGTTTTGACCCGAGAGTCTTCAAGTCGCGCTTTTCGCTTTCGGCGCAGAAAAGGCTGCGGCTTATTTTCAAAAACGACTTAACCATTGCCAGCTTTCATTTTTGTTTGGATGCTCATCCGCAAATCGGCAATAACGCCACGATCATCAAAAGATTGGGGGCGAAAATTATCGGTCAGTTCTGGGGAGAGGGTTGGGGTTTCGTCGCCAAATTTGCCAGACCGCAATCTTCGGCCGCGCTTAAAAACAAATGCGCTAAAATTTTTAATCACGAGATTTCCGCGTTTCTGGCTAATTCTAAACCGATCAAAACTATTGCCGTTGTTTCCGGCGGCGCTAAACCGAATGTTGAGAATGTGGCGGCAATGGAGGAGCAAGGAGTGGAGCTTTTTATCAGTGGAGAAACACACGAAGATTCTCCTCATAAAATGAAAGAATCAGGCATTAATTATTTTGTCTGCGGCCACTACAACACCGAGGTTTTCGGAATCCAGGAGCTTGGCAGAAGGATTAAAGCGAGATTCAAAGATCGCCTGAAGGTCGAGTTTATTGATATTCCTAACCCGATTTAG
- a CDS encoding NUDIX domain-containing protein, translating to MKREFSAGGIVYKKIGSESDELSSRGRAEGEVLWLIRRPTGSRGYRGNLGWSFPKGWPEQGESPEETALRETAEEGGVRAKIVKPLPEVKFFFKDYETGQTIEKTVSYFLMEWLEDLAEGFCWETKEARWVGFREAQKLLAYENDKELLKQAAEKIIS from the coding sequence ATGAAGAGAGAATTTTCCGCTGGCGGCATCGTATATAAAAAGATAGGAAGTGAAAGCGACGAGCTTTCATCCCGAGGCCGAGCCGAGGGAGAGGTTTTATGGCTGATTCGCCGGCCGACAGGCAGCCGCGGCTACCGAGGCAACCTTGGCTGGTCTTTTCCGAAAGGCTGGCCCGAACAGGGCGAAAGTCCAGAGGAAACGGCTCTCAGGGAAACCGCCGAGGAGGGCGGGGTCAGGGCAAAGATCGTCAAGCCGCTGCCCGAAGTCAAATTCTTTTTCAAAGATTACGAAACCGGCCAGACGATTGAGAAAACGGTCAGCTATTTTCTGATGGAGTGGCTTGAAGACCTGGCCGAGGGTTTTTGCTGGGAAACCAAGGAAGCCAGGTGGGTTGGCTTCAGAGAGGCGCAAAAACTCCTGGCTTACGAGAACGATAAAGAATTATTAAAACAAGCGGCGGAAAAAATTATCTCATAA
- a CDS encoding PIN domain-containing protein yields the protein MEAVLDTSGWYAFVLKRDKFHELAVKFLNSRPYLVLPYPVLEELIALLHHREGKQLTIKIIDKLRNSQAVKIVHFDEEKEKQIWEHYKNIGRQIDYVDAAVIFLAQKLDLPVFGFDKHFKNLRLKLIP from the coding sequence ATGGAAGCTGTTTTAGATACAAGCGGCTGGTATGCTTTTGTTTTGAAGCGAGATAAATTTCACGAGTTGGCGGTGAAGTTTTTGAATAGCCGGCCTTATTTAGTTTTACCCTATCCAGTTCTTGAAGAATTGATTGCTTTATTGCACCACAGAGAGGGGAAGCAGCTGACAATAAAGATTATTGATAAACTAAGGAATTCTCAGGCTGTCAAAATCGTTCATTTTGATGAAGAAAAAGAAAAACAGATATGGGAACACTACAAAAACATAGGGAGGCAAATTGACTATGTTGATGCGGCTGTTATTTTCCTTGCTCAAAAACTAGATTTACCGGTTTTCGGTTTCGATAAACACTTTAAAAATCTGCGCTTAAAACTCATTCCCTAA
- the cyaB gene encoding class IV adenylate cyclase → MIEVEIRAKVQDFEPVKRQLKSLEAELLKTEKQVDHIFGRAKDLDEEHKIIEGHFVARIRERNDKISVEFKEIRRTGAGLEFSSPLSSLEAGLNFLGKLDFKKAFVVSKLREIYRYQDFEICLDDVDGLGLFLEIEHSDREDNDKTEALKECQSLLNSIAPGALIEPKKYGDLMQEVINKENS, encoded by the coding sequence ATGATTGAAGTTGAGATAAGGGCCAAAGTCCAAGATTTTGAACCCGTAAAAAGACAGCTTAAAAGCCTGGAGGCAGAGCTTTTAAAAACGGAAAAACAGGTCGATCACATTTTCGGCAGAGCCAAAGACTTAGACGAAGAACATAAAATCATCGAGGGTCATTTTGTTGCCCGCATCAGAGAAAGAAACGACAAGATTTCGGTTGAATTCAAAGAGATCAGACGGACAGGGGCTGGCCTAGAATTCAGCTCTCCGCTTTCGAGTCTGGAGGCCGGCTTAAACTTCCTGGGAAAACTTGATTTTAAAAAAGCCTTTGTCGTTTCCAAGCTAAGGGAGATTTATAGGTATCAAGATTTTGAGATTTGCCTTGATGATGTTGACGGGCTTGGGCTTTTTCTTGAGATTGAGCATTCAGACAGGGAAGATAACGATAAAACAGAGGCTTTAAAAGAATGTCAGAGCTTGCTGAATTCGATTGCCCCAGGGGCCCTTATTGAGCCTAAAAAGTACGGCGACCTGATGCAAGAGGTGATAAATAAAGAGAATTCATGA